One Natranaerovirga hydrolytica genomic window carries:
- a CDS encoding SAF domain-containing protein: MSIIRQRTKNLLVAGFVGALIMASIGMAIFTFMHIEMKALKIEISNMESIEVEEPIPRKDMYVFNQLIEAGDVIGEGDIMMVSAEEGLIPQNAITNKEEIVGKSTKLSVTTNMPVISDLLFTAEDIRDDLRIQEYSLFFLPSRLKTNDVIDIRITFPNGEDFIVLSKKQVKSIEKTEENNTVLETLWLHLSEEELLRISSAIVDAYLNEGSRLYGISYVMPEVQEAAKVNYPVNQAVYNLIKENPNIVDIAMEELEMNKRKTLEQNLSTFMDSEGEIISAAKPSSEEVDGGRLD, translated from the coding sequence GTGTCTATTATTCGGCAAAGAACAAAAAACTTATTGGTAGCAGGTTTTGTGGGAGCATTAATAATGGCTTCAATTGGTATGGCCATATTTACTTTTATGCACATAGAAATGAAAGCGTTAAAAATAGAGATTAGCAACATGGAAAGTATAGAAGTAGAAGAGCCCATACCAAGAAAAGATATGTATGTATTTAATCAATTAATAGAAGCAGGGGATGTCATTGGTGAAGGGGATATTATGATGGTATCAGCAGAAGAAGGTTTGATACCACAAAATGCAATAACCAACAAAGAAGAAATTGTTGGTAAAAGTACAAAGTTAAGTGTTACAACGAATATGCCTGTTATAAGTGATTTGTTATTTACGGCAGAAGATATTCGTGACGACTTAAGGATACAAGAGTACAGTTTGTTTTTCTTGCCGTCAAGGTTAAAAACCAATGATGTGATTGATATCAGAATTACATTCCCCAATGGTGAAGATTTTATTGTGCTTTCAAAAAAGCAAGTTAAATCTATTGAAAAAACAGAAGAAAATAATACGGTTTTAGAGACCTTATGGTTACATTTATCAGAAGAGGAATTGCTAAGAATTTCCAGTGCTATTGTAGATGCTTATTTAAATGAAGGGTCCAGACTATATGGCATTTCGTATGTTATGCCAGAGGTACAAGAAGCAGCAAAAGTAAATTATCCAGTTAACCAAGCAGTCTATAATCTTATAAAAGAAAATCCTAATATTGTAGACATAGCAATGGAAGAGTTGGAAATGAATAAAAGAAAAACGTTAGAGCAAAATTTATCTACATTTATGGACAGTGAAGGGGAGATAATATCAGCTGCAAAACCATCAAGTGAAGAGGTGGATGGAGGTAGATTGGATTGA
- a CDS encoding serine/threonine-protein kinase translates to MIGEILFDKYTVVQKIGQGGMSEVFLVKNIKLGNFWAVKIINKYKGEKYGLLAEPHLLKELDHPAIPKIIDIEEDEEKFYIIEEYIQGESLALHKRKANQLEEKLILDFALQLCDVLHYLHSIQPKPIIYKDLKPENILLTTTNKLKVIDFGISQKAESNQKKLALGTKGYAPPEQYLLENVDERVDIYSLGMTLYYLMTGIEPKHIEGDIPFIEGYSKGFTKIVYKAIKNIPQERYQNIAHMKKELLNLYQKTKVQNLDFVKPIMITVSSSEKRMGSTHYGISVASYLKDKGYKVLIKEHHKSEDFLHLQSIYNLILENEVFKIKNIDFMPYDEEIYLIDLYKRNYNYIILDIGEMTHQSKKEFERGDIKLLVSGGKEWEIHSLERALSLLNDIEDIHYIFNFVDHKMYKELIKNMGKLCCYKGAYVPNPFDVTDLSKEIFNSIFRDYVKCNKKATFKNLWKRNG, encoded by the coding sequence ATGATAGGGGAAATTCTGTTTGACAAATATACAGTTGTCCAGAAAATTGGACAAGGGGGAATGTCGGAAGTATTTCTAGTGAAAAATATAAAGCTAGGAAATTTTTGGGCAGTAAAAATAATTAACAAATACAAAGGGGAAAAATATGGTTTATTAGCAGAACCACATCTGCTAAAAGAGTTAGATCATCCAGCGATTCCCAAGATAATAGATATTGAAGAAGATGAAGAGAAATTTTATATTATTGAAGAGTATATACAAGGAGAGTCTTTGGCTCTTCATAAAAGAAAAGCAAACCAACTGGAAGAAAAACTAATCTTAGACTTTGCACTGCAACTATGTGACGTATTACATTACTTACATTCAATTCAACCTAAACCCATTATATACAAAGATTTAAAACCAGAAAATATTTTATTAACCACTACGAACAAATTAAAAGTCATTGACTTTGGGATTTCACAAAAAGCAGAATCAAACCAAAAAAAATTAGCATTAGGCACCAAAGGATATGCACCGCCTGAACAATATTTATTAGAAAATGTAGATGAGCGAGTGGATATTTATAGTTTGGGCATGACTTTATATTACCTTATGACCGGCATAGAACCGAAGCACATAGAAGGAGATATTCCTTTTATAGAAGGTTATTCTAAAGGATTTACAAAGATTGTATATAAAGCGATCAAAAACATTCCTCAAGAAAGATACCAAAATATAGCCCATATGAAAAAAGAATTATTAAATCTTTATCAAAAAACAAAGGTCCAGAACCTTGATTTTGTCAAACCCATTATGATTACTGTATCAAGTAGTGAAAAAAGAATGGGTAGTACACATTATGGCATTTCAGTTGCTTCGTACTTAAAAGACAAAGGTTATAAAGTACTGATCAAAGAACACCATAAGTCAGAAGATTTTTTACACCTACAATCTATTTATAATCTAATCTTAGAAAATGAAGTTTTTAAGATAAAGAATATCGATTTTATGCCTTATGATGAGGAGATTTATTTAATTGATTTGTATAAAAGAAATTATAATTACATCATTTTAGACATAGGAGAAATGACTCATCAGTCCAAAAAAGAGTTTGAAAGGGGAGATATAAAGCTCTTAGTCTCTGGAGGCAAGGAGTGGGAGATACATTCTTTAGAAAGAGCACTCAGTCTATTAAATGATATAGAAGACATTCACTATATATTCAATTTTGTGGACCATAAAATGTATAAAGAGCTGATTAAAAACATGGGTAAATTGTGTTGTTACAAAGGCGCTTATGTACCAAACCCTTTTGACGTAACGGATTTATCCAAAGAGATTTTTAATAGTATATTTAGGGATTATGTTAAATGCAATAAAAAAGCTACTTTTAAAAATTTATGGAAAAGAAATGGGTGA
- a CDS encoding ABC transporter ATP-binding protein: MIELKNVRKYYKRKLVLSSINLTINKGEIVGVLGKNGCGKTTLLKCIMGLTQIQEGEVLIEGKKPQDVYEKLSFITEEGSYFPNMTVDEYGQFLQLFYEKFDCERYRRLIDYFTLSRGSKIKNFSKGEKSKLEVAAGFSKGADYIVMDEPFLGKDMFTRKDFLKLMATQLKETETVIIATHQINEIEHFIDRGVLLNKGNIVKDIQMEELHNIGKDLPQFIQEVTGYDKDKYKRVFKV; encoded by the coding sequence ATGATCGAGCTAAAAAATGTAAGGAAGTATTATAAAAGAAAATTAGTGCTGTCAAGTATTAACCTAACCATTAACAAAGGAGAAATTGTTGGCGTTTTAGGAAAAAATGGTTGTGGAAAAACCACTTTACTAAAATGCATAATGGGATTAACACAGATTCAAGAAGGAGAAGTTCTAATTGAAGGTAAAAAACCTCAAGATGTTTATGAAAAGCTTTCATTTATTACAGAAGAAGGCAGTTATTTTCCTAATATGACAGTAGACGAATATGGACAATTTCTTCAGCTTTTTTATGAAAAATTTGATTGTGAAAGATATAGAAGATTGATTGATTATTTTACCTTATCAAGAGGATCAAAAATAAAAAACTTTTCTAAAGGAGAAAAATCTAAACTAGAAGTTGCAGCAGGATTTTCTAAGGGTGCAGATTATATTGTAATGGATGAGCCTTTTTTAGGTAAGGATATGTTCACCAGGAAAGATTTTTTAAAATTAATGGCAACTCAGTTAAAAGAAACGGAAACAGTCATCATTGCAACGCATCAAATAAACGAAATAGAGCATTTTATTGATAGAGGGGTTTTGTTAAACAAAGGTAATATAGTAAAGGATATTCAAATGGAGGAACTGCATAATATAGGCAAAGATTTGCCACAGTTCATACAAGAAGTAACAGGCTATGATAAAGATAAATACAAAAGGGTTTTTAAGGTATAA